The Pseudodesulfovibrio alkaliphilus DNA segment TGTATCAGATCGATGGAAAACTGAAAATTTCCAGCACCCTGCCTGACAACCTGAGTGAAATTTACCACGAAAACACCAAAATGCATGCCAGTGATGTCCGTCCCTGGCTGGTCCCCCTCCTTCCCTCGGGGCTGTCGGCCATGCCGGTCAGAACCTTTTTCCAGCGTAGCGCCCGCAGCTACAAGAAATACCAGGGCTATCCCGCGGTCAAACTTGAAACCGCCGACGAACCGGCAACCCCTGGGAGCCTGTGGGATATCATTGCCAGCCGACGCTGCAAACGGGATTACTCGGACAGCCCCATACGCATTCAGGATCTTTCCAGAATCCTGCGGTACGGCTACGGGAAAACCGGCCGTTTTTGCGCCGATGGCAACGAGGTATGCCTGCGAGCGGTCCCGTCCGCCGGGGCGCTCTACCCGCTCGACATCTATCCGCTGCTTGAGAACGTATCTGACATTGACAATGGCCTGTACCACTACAACATTGAAGACAATGAACTGGAGCGCCTGCGACCAGGCAGTTTTCTCAAAAAAATCTATCAGCTGGTCCAACCCAGCAACAATGAATGGATTGCGTCCGCTGGTGCAGTCCTTTTCATCACCGCCACATTCAAACGCAACCAGCTCAAATACGGCGATCGCGGATACCGCGGAGTTCTTCTGGATGCGGGACACCTTTCCCAAAATATTCTGCTGGGCTGCACGGCGCTCGGTTACAGCGCCTGCATCATCGTGGCCTGCCTTGACGATCCTGTGAACGATTTCCTGAACATCGACGGGGTAGAGGAGTCAATCCTCTTTGCCATCAGTATCGGAAGCCCATATATTGAGAAGACCAACAATGCAAAATAAAAACATAAAGCTCCCCCTCAGGCCGAAACTCAGCGTCAGTTATCATGTCATCGGCATGGATGATGACCGGGTTCAGTTTCGCAATGGACAGGACCTATTCGTCATAAAAGGACCGGGCCTGCTGAATCTGGTACACACGCTCTTCCCCCTGCTCACCGGAGAACTGACCGTTGAGGAAATCCTTGCGCACATGGATGAAAAACATCCTCCGGAAGCCATCCTCAAACTGCTCCACCGGCTCGTGCAGCGCCGCGTCGTGCGTGATGCCATAAATAATCAGTTCGATGTCCCCGGTGTCTCGGAATTTCAAAAGGCCTATTTTTCCCAGTTCACGCACAGGCCGAAATCAAACCTAACCGCACTGGCCAAATCGCGGGTCACGGTTCTCGGGCTCGGTCCGCTCGGAGCGAGCGTGGCCGAAATCCTCGCCAGGTCAGGTGTTGGTTCAATCGAGGTCTCGGATGAACAACCGGTCACAAAAGACGATCTGCTACTGAGCGCCTATTCTGAAGATACAGTCGGAATCACGCGTGAGTGCGCAATGGCTCACTTCGGCGAAAAGACATTCCCCACCACCACGTGGAGCTTCACGTCTCTCCCTTCCGAAGAGTCCCCGGTTTACGAAGCCTCCGACTACATGATCGTCTGCCTTGAAAACTACCGGCCGGACATTCTGGACCGTGTCAATGACTTCAGTCTGGCCTACGGGACACCATACACATGGTGCTGCCTTGACAGCCTGAGCGGAACGGTCGGCCCTACGGTGCTCCCCCACGAAACGGCCTGCTTCAATTGCTACAGGACAAGGGTCAACGCCAATGCAGATTATCCCGAAGAGCTGCAGGTATACGAAGACCAGTTGATGAGCAACGGAAACTCCACGGTTTTCGGTTATCTGCCTCCCCACATCCAGATTCTCTCCGGACTTGTCTCGCTGGAGGTGATCAAGGATCTCAGCGGGCTGACCCCTCCCCTCACCTACAATGCCCAGCTTGAAATCAACCTGTTGAACATGGAATTTGCCCTGCACTCGGTGCTGAAACTGCCTAGATGCACGTCCTGCGGTCGTCATCTCTCTTCAGGTGCGCCGGTGCGCCCCTTTGACGAAATGGAAGCGTGACATGACCAGCTCAACCCACCATCCGCGAAATATCCCCTTGTCCCGGATTCTGCCTCAACTGGTAAGCCGCAAAACTGGCATCCTGAAAGGCTTGAACACCCTGCTCAACAGCCCGGGTGAGCCAAAGACCCATGTGGCCATCAGCGAGCTGACCGATTCGAGGCGCTACCTCGACTGCTATGGAGAAACCTCGGGAACCGGGGTGGGACTGACTGAAGACAGGGCGCTCATGTCCGCTCTTGGCGAGGCAGTGGAGGGATACTGCGCCTATGACATCCGCAACCCGCTGATCATGGGATCATACAGAAAAATTTCCACAATTGATCCCCACGCGGTTTCGCCGGCGGAACTTCCCCTGTACTCACCGTCCCAATACGGAAATGAAAAATTCAAATACCGTCCATTCACTGAAGACACGGTCATCCGCTGGACAAAAGGCAAATCAGCCATAACCGGAACACAGCGCCACCTGCCCGCAGCTCTGGTATACGTGTCATACTCAGTCTGCGAAAAGGAAACCCCTCTCTGCCACACCATTTTCGGAGGAATCGCCAGCAGCACGTCCCATACCTCAGCCCTGCTTTCCGGGCTTTACGAGGCAGTGGAACGTGACGCCATGATGATCTGGTGGCTCGGACAGCTATCCTGCGCAAAGGTGGAACTGACCTCCGACACGTGGGTCGGCAAATTGTTCGAACAGAAATTCGCCGGTTCGGGACTGACCTTCGAACTGTGGCACATCACCATGGATATTCCCATACCCGTCTTTTTCGGGCTGGTGACCGACGCAAGAAACAACACCGTGGCTGGCGGATTCGGCACGAACCTGAATCCTGAGGTGGCAGCTCTCAAGGCCCTGTTCGAATGCGTTCAGAACCGGCTGGGCCAACTCCCCATGAAATCGGACTGGGGCAGGTCGCTCTATAACGAGAAGACGCAAAAAAACATTTTTGATGAGAATAGTGATACCATTGCACAGCAGAACTTTTCGGGAATGGTGGATTTAAACAACAACCTGCACACCTATCTGCAGCCGGAGACCCATCACTATCTGGACGCGGTGAGATCGGGAAACAACACCATCGACCTAAATGAAATCCGTAATCGTTCAAACGGCTCTGCAGAACAGGACACAGAGACCTGCCTTGAGCTGTTGCATAAGCAGGGATTCGACGTGATTGTGACCGACCTGACGCACGAAGACGTGGCCGATCTGGGTTTCATGGTTCTCAGGGTGTCTATCCCCGGACTTGTTCCCAACAGTGTGACCGCGTGGCCGCATCTAGGAAACCAGCGCCTGTATGATGTTCCCCCGAAGCTGGGATTCAAGCGAAAAGCGGAAGCGGAAATGGCGGACTATCCCCTGCCCTATGCATGAGAACCCAGGCATTCAATGAAACACGTATTTTCATCCACACAGCACCACGGTCAGGAACCAGGGCTGCACCTCGTGGTGAGCCCGAAAACAGGCGTAGTGAAAAGCCTCGGGCACCTGTTCCGCAATCCTGGGGAGCCCGGCCCGCATATCGTGTCCTCGACGATTACCGCATTTCACCGATTCAGCGACAACAAGGCGGACTTCGCAACAACCGGGACATCCCTCAACCCTAAGCAGGCCCACTGGTCCGCGATGGGGGAATCCGTGGAACGATACTGCGCGGCGCTGTCGGATTTCCAGGAACTCGTACCAGCAACATACAAGGAATTGCTGGATTCGGAAAAACCCGCCCTTCACCCGGACAGGCTCAACCTGTTCACGCAGGAGCAATACGATTCCGAGGGCTTTCCCTTCAGCCGTTTGCAGGAAGAACAACGAATTTCTTGGATCAATGGTTCTCGTTTTGACGACGGCTCCCGGATTTTCGTCCCGGCGAACTTCGTTTTCAACCAGTACTGCCCGGCACAGGATGAGGCCCGGATATATCCGGACATCCATCCGGGAGTGGCCAGCGGTTTTTCAGCAGAGAGGGCTCTAACCGGCGCCATGCTGGAAATTGTCGAACGGGATACCATGATGATCCACTGGCTCAACAGCATTCCGGTCACGGGCATAGCAAAAGA contains these protein-coding regions:
- a CDS encoding TOMM precursor leader peptide-binding protein codes for the protein MQNKNIKLPLRPKLSVSYHVIGMDDDRVQFRNGQDLFVIKGPGLLNLVHTLFPLLTGELTVEEILAHMDEKHPPEAILKLLHRLVQRRVVRDAINNQFDVPGVSEFQKAYFSQFTHRPKSNLTALAKSRVTVLGLGPLGASVAEILARSGVGSIEVSDEQPVTKDDLLLSAYSEDTVGITRECAMAHFGEKTFPTTTWSFTSLPSEESPVYEASDYMIVCLENYRPDILDRVNDFSLAYGTPYTWCCLDSLSGTVGPTVLPHETACFNCYRTRVNANADYPEELQVYEDQLMSNGNSTVFGYLPPHIQILSGLVSLEVIKDLSGLTPPLTYNAQLEINLLNMEFALHSVLKLPRCTSCGRHLSSGAPVRPFDEMEA
- a CDS encoding SagB/ThcOx family dehydrogenase, translated to MITLKELYKPRVYQIDGKLKISSTLPDNLSEIYHENTKMHASDVRPWLVPLLPSGLSAMPVRTFFQRSARSYKKYQGYPAVKLETADEPATPGSLWDIIASRRCKRDYSDSPIRIQDLSRILRYGYGKTGRFCADGNEVCLRAVPSAGALYPLDIYPLLENVSDIDNGLYHYNIEDNELERLRPGSFLKKIYQLVQPSNNEWIASAGAVLFITATFKRNQLKYGDRGYRGVLLDAGHLSQNILLGCTALGYSACIIVACLDDPVNDFLNIDGVEESILFAISIGSPYIEKTNNAK
- a CDS encoding YcaO-like family protein; the encoded protein is MTSSTHHPRNIPLSRILPQLVSRKTGILKGLNTLLNSPGEPKTHVAISELTDSRRYLDCYGETSGTGVGLTEDRALMSALGEAVEGYCAYDIRNPLIMGSYRKISTIDPHAVSPAELPLYSPSQYGNEKFKYRPFTEDTVIRWTKGKSAITGTQRHLPAALVYVSYSVCEKETPLCHTIFGGIASSTSHTSALLSGLYEAVERDAMMIWWLGQLSCAKVELTSDTWVGKLFEQKFAGSGLTFELWHITMDIPIPVFFGLVTDARNNTVAGGFGTNLNPEVAALKALFECVQNRLGQLPMKSDWGRSLYNEKTQKNIFDENSDTIAQQNFSGMVDLNNNLHTYLQPETHHYLDAVRSGNNTIDLNEIRNRSNGSAEQDTETCLELLHKQGFDVIVTDLTHEDVADLGFMVLRVSIPGLVPNSVTAWPHLGNQRLYDVPPKLGFKRKAEAEMADYPLPYA